Proteins co-encoded in one Sphingobium sp. JS3065 genomic window:
- a CDS encoding SDR family NAD(P)-dependent oxidoreductase, which yields MSKEVCVVTGGASGIGLGAAMAMARSGATVAILDKRAEACASALEEMKRASLTAHSYVVDVTDPVAVNAAAESIEAELGPVTGLVTSAGISIPGAPEHMPLEDWQAVMDVGVTGIFICCQAFGRYMLERKRGAIVIVSSIAGFGCAPNRPNYTASKWAAMGLTKSLAVCWADRNVRVNCLAPGFVDTPLARASTGGWQDILMSRNPMGRSASPDEIGNVVQFMLSDASSYMTGNIMAVDGGQTSSHFHSREPVPS from the coding sequence ATGAGCAAGGAAGTATGCGTTGTTACGGGGGGCGCGTCGGGAATCGGACTCGGCGCGGCTATGGCGATGGCTAGGTCCGGCGCGACCGTTGCCATCCTAGACAAGCGAGCGGAAGCTTGCGCATCCGCTTTGGAAGAGATGAAGCGCGCCTCTCTCACTGCACATTCCTACGTCGTCGATGTGACCGATCCCGTCGCGGTGAACGCTGCGGCAGAAAGCATCGAGGCGGAACTCGGCCCCGTTACCGGCCTGGTCACGTCCGCCGGTATCAGCATTCCCGGGGCGCCGGAACATATGCCATTGGAAGACTGGCAGGCCGTGATGGACGTGGGGGTCACGGGCATATTCATCTGCTGCCAGGCATTCGGGCGATATATGTTGGAGCGCAAGCGCGGTGCGATCGTCATTGTATCGTCGATCGCAGGGTTTGGCTGCGCGCCCAACCGACCCAACTACACGGCATCCAAATGGGCCGCGATGGGCTTGACCAAATCGCTAGCGGTTTGCTGGGCCGATCGCAATGTGCGCGTAAATTGCCTTGCCCCCGGCTTCGTGGACACACCTCTGGCCAGAGCATCGACCGGCGGTTGGCAAGACATTCTTATGTCTCGCAACCCCATGGGCAGGTCCGCGTCGCCGGACGAGATCGGCAATGTCGTTCAGTTCATGCTTTCGGACGCTTCATCCTACATGACGGGCAACATCATGGCGGTGGACGGCGGACAGACCTCGTCGCATTTCCACAGTCGAGAACCAGTTCCAAGCTGA
- a CDS encoding NADH:flavin oxidoreductase gives MYDTLFTPFDCGSLTLRNRFVMAPMTRFMSNNQRPGPEVAAYYRRRAEHGVGLIITEGATVDHPVSSQSLRAPAFFGQALDGWTRVVEEVHEASAKIVPQLWHVGAMRNPGGEQPNPHLPSATPSGLYRPGSKQIAEPLSKVEIQAIIDSFRRAAVEARRLGFDGVELHGAHGYILDQFLWGALNRRDDEYGGDAIDRTRFIVELVAAIRAEVGNDFPIILRVSQWKQQDYDARLADTPDLLTAIFSPISDAGVDMFHCSQRRYWEPEFPGSHLNFAGWMKRLLNKPVITVGSVGLNGSMVVEADQHDAEVSRDLEPLATGVATGEYDLIAVGRALIADAEWVDKVRTGRLDELHAFSKDHLTSLW, from the coding sequence ATGTATGACACGCTGTTCACGCCCTTCGATTGCGGCAGCCTGACGCTGCGAAATCGCTTCGTGATGGCGCCTATGACCCGGTTCATGTCCAACAACCAGCGACCCGGACCCGAGGTGGCCGCATACTACCGGCGCCGCGCCGAGCACGGCGTCGGGCTGATCATTACCGAGGGCGCGACGGTCGATCATCCGGTTTCCTCCCAATCGCTGCGCGCTCCCGCATTTTTCGGGCAGGCGCTGGATGGGTGGACACGCGTTGTCGAAGAGGTCCATGAGGCGAGCGCCAAGATCGTGCCGCAACTTTGGCATGTCGGTGCGATGCGGAACCCTGGAGGCGAACAGCCCAATCCGCATCTGCCGAGCGCGACGCCCTCTGGGCTGTATCGGCCTGGCAGCAAGCAGATCGCCGAACCGCTGAGTAAGGTCGAAATTCAGGCGATCATCGACAGTTTTCGCCGCGCCGCCGTCGAAGCTCGGCGGCTCGGGTTTGATGGGGTCGAGCTGCACGGTGCCCATGGCTATATTCTCGACCAGTTCCTGTGGGGTGCACTTAATCGGCGAGACGACGAGTATGGTGGCGATGCCATCGACCGCACTCGGTTTATTGTCGAACTGGTGGCAGCGATTCGCGCCGAGGTCGGCAACGATTTTCCCATCATCTTGCGGGTTTCCCAATGGAAGCAGCAGGATTACGACGCGCGACTTGCGGACACGCCCGATCTGCTCACAGCGATCTTCAGCCCGATATCGGATGCCGGCGTCGATATGTTCCATTGCTCTCAGCGGCGTTACTGGGAGCCGGAATTTCCAGGATCGCATCTGAATTTCGCCGGCTGGATGAAGCGGCTCCTGAACAAGCCGGTAATCACGGTCGGGAGCGTCGGGCTGAATGGCTCGATGGTCGTCGAAGCTGATCAACACGATGCAGAGGTCTCTCGAGATCTGGAGCCCTTGGCAACCGGTGTTGCCACAGGCGAATACGACCTGATCGCGGTGGGTCGAGCGTTGATCGCGGACGCCGAATGGGTCGACAAGGTCCGCACGGGCCGGTTGGATGAATTACATGCGTTTTCAAAAGACCACCTAACCTCGCTTTGGTGA
- a CDS encoding molybdopterin-dependent oxidoreductase: MEVGWEDALSDITARLIRVRDEHGTAAFATYKGNPTGYGFAGAMWMGGFHAALGVKWRYALYADDIAAKFVASGVLFGSEAVAVKPDLWRTHFALILGANPYVSHGSAFSEPRVRDALKSIVERGGRVVVVDPRRTETARAYEHVAVHPGSDAFLLIAMIRVILDEQLANRAFLDRYGKNVDRLAELLMDFSLEHCAERCRLEPDVIRALARDFARSPSAVVYGRTGTCLQRFATLVNILQDTVNALTGNIEREGGNVFGWSPIAFDEQLEHAGLARSGGNPTRVYKHPDVLGAHPSTSLVPDITTPGEERVRALMTFAGNPVMASAGGGDRLRDALEQLDLHFSLDLYVNETNRHAHYILPVTAFYEREDLPMGILPWMLRPALWYTPPVVPPPPGVREEWRVLQDIARRMGLGGAYASKWHRRLARLGIQLTPSHLYDFMLRKSQSGDLFGLRPGGLNLRKIKRNKDGLLLKSELPILPLEQRLRTADCRIDLASDTVAAELVRLKAHRDPGDLPFRLIGMREVKSQNSWLHNLERTMPPARTQYALINPEDAAEKSIGDGQQVEVRSKSGAITLPAKLTADVGRGTIVIPHGWGHQGGWKRANAAGGANVNILASGLREDVEPRAGMSVLTAIPIDIAAANPA; encoded by the coding sequence GTGGAGGTCGGTTGGGAAGACGCGCTGTCTGACATCACAGCGCGCCTGATACGGGTCCGCGACGAGCACGGAACGGCCGCCTTTGCGACCTACAAGGGTAATCCGACCGGATACGGCTTTGCCGGCGCAATGTGGATGGGCGGATTTCACGCGGCATTGGGTGTCAAATGGCGCTATGCCTTGTACGCCGACGATATCGCGGCCAAGTTCGTCGCCAGCGGGGTTCTGTTCGGATCGGAAGCAGTGGCCGTCAAACCCGATTTGTGGCGCACGCATTTCGCGTTGATCCTGGGCGCCAACCCCTATGTCTCGCACGGGTCTGCCTTCAGCGAGCCGCGCGTCCGCGACGCCCTGAAGAGCATTGTCGAGCGGGGCGGACGTGTCGTGGTGGTCGACCCGAGGCGCACGGAAACGGCGCGAGCATACGAACACGTCGCGGTCCACCCGGGCAGCGACGCGTTTTTGCTAATTGCGATGATCCGCGTTATTCTGGACGAACAGCTCGCCAATCGCGCGTTTCTGGATCGATACGGCAAGAATGTCGATCGGCTTGCCGAGTTGCTCATGGATTTCTCTCTTGAGCATTGTGCCGAGCGATGCCGGCTGGAACCGGATGTCATCCGCGCCTTGGCGCGAGATTTCGCACGATCGCCCAGTGCGGTAGTCTATGGCCGGACGGGCACCTGCCTGCAGCGCTTCGCGACCTTGGTGAACATCCTTCAGGACACGGTGAATGCGCTGACCGGGAATATCGAGCGCGAAGGTGGCAATGTCTTTGGATGGTCGCCGATTGCCTTCGACGAGCAGTTGGAACATGCGGGGCTTGCCCGTTCGGGCGGCAATCCGACTCGTGTCTACAAGCATCCCGATGTCTTGGGCGCGCATCCCTCGACATCGCTCGTCCCGGATATCACCACGCCGGGCGAGGAACGCGTTCGCGCGCTCATGACCTTTGCCGGCAATCCGGTGATGGCCAGTGCCGGGGGCGGCGATCGGCTGCGCGACGCGCTCGAGCAGCTCGATCTCCATTTCTCGCTTGACCTTTACGTCAACGAAACGAACCGACATGCGCATTACATTCTCCCGGTCACGGCATTTTACGAACGGGAAGACCTGCCCATGGGCATCCTGCCGTGGATGCTGCGTCCTGCATTGTGGTACACCCCGCCGGTCGTACCGCCACCGCCTGGCGTCAGGGAGGAGTGGCGCGTCCTGCAGGATATTGCCCGCCGCATGGGACTGGGCGGAGCATACGCATCGAAATGGCATCGTCGGCTGGCGCGTCTTGGCATTCAACTCACGCCCAGTCACTTGTATGACTTCATGCTCCGCAAAAGCCAGTCGGGCGACCTGTTCGGCCTGCGACCAGGCGGTTTGAACTTGCGGAAAATCAAGCGCAACAAGGACGGCCTTCTACTCAAATCAGAGCTTCCGATCCTGCCGCTGGAGCAGCGGTTGCGCACGGCCGATTGCAGGATCGATCTGGCCAGCGACACCGTTGCCGCAGAGCTCGTGCGGCTGAAGGCCCATCGAGATCCCGGCGATTTGCCCTTCCGCCTCATCGGCATGCGGGAGGTAAAGTCACAGAACAGTTGGCTGCATAATCTCGAACGAACGATGCCGCCCGCTCGCACGCAATACGCGCTGATCAATCCGGAGGACGCGGCGGAGAAAAGCATTGGCGACGGCCAACAGGTTGAAGTGCGCTCCAAAAGCGGCGCAATCACCTTGCCTGCGAAGCTGACTGCGGACGTCGGGCGGGGTACGATCGTAATTCCGCACGGCTGGGGTCATCAAGGCGGCTGGAAGCGAGCCAACGCTGCCGGCGGCGCCAACGTCAATATCCTTGCAAGTGGGCTGCGGGAAGATGTCGAGCCGAGAGCTGGCATGTCGGTATTGACTGCGATCCCGATCGATATTGCAGCGGCTAACCCGGCTTGA
- the istB gene encoding IS21-like element helper ATPase IstB has protein sequence MNQGGAASRVDNIRRSLVHLKMPRALEMLDATLRGIEQGKIDGIEAIDILLNEELSLRENRRIKAALRMARLPIIKTLDGYDFSFQPSLDRNRILALAGLDFINRAEVVHLLGPPGTGKSHIATALAVEAVKAGKSVYFIPLADLIASLTKAEREGTLRERIRFLCRSALLVVDEIGYLPVTPGGGNLFFQLVNARYEKGAMILTSNRGFAEWGDVFGDPVVATALLDRLLHHAVVIQIEGSSYRMRQHADLLPEHARMAPSINPPPLPKRRGRPPAKENPDLHHG, from the coding sequence ATGAACCAAGGGGGTGCCGCATCCCGCGTCGATAATATCCGCCGCAGCCTGGTCCATCTCAAAATGCCACGCGCTCTGGAGATGCTCGACGCCACCCTGCGCGGCATAGAGCAGGGCAAAATCGATGGCATCGAGGCCATCGACATATTGCTGAACGAAGAACTATCGCTCCGGGAGAACCGCAGGATCAAGGCGGCCCTGCGCATGGCAAGGCTGCCGATCATCAAGACGCTGGACGGATATGACTTCTCCTTCCAGCCATCGCTCGACCGGAACCGCATCCTGGCGCTCGCTGGCCTGGACTTCATCAACCGGGCCGAGGTGGTGCATCTGTTGGGTCCGCCCGGTACCGGAAAAAGCCATATCGCCACTGCTCTTGCAGTCGAGGCCGTGAAGGCGGGCAAGAGCGTCTACTTCATCCCGCTCGCCGATCTGATCGCTTCACTGACCAAGGCGGAACGGGAGGGCACGCTGCGCGAAAGGATCCGCTTCCTATGCCGATCCGCGCTGCTCGTCGTAGACGAGATCGGGTATCTCCCTGTTACGCCGGGCGGTGGCAACCTGTTCTTCCAACTCGTCAATGCCCGATACGAAAAGGGCGCTATGATCCTGACATCCAACCGCGGCTTTGCCGAATGGGGTGATGTCTTTGGCGATCCGGTGGTGGCCACCGCGCTGCTCGACCGCCTCCTTCACCACGCGGTGGTCATCCAGATCGAGGGCTCCAGCTATCGCATGCGACAGCACGCTGACCTGCTGCCCGAGCATGCGCGCATGGCACCGTCCATCAACCCGCCGCCCTTGCCCAAACGGCGTGGCCGCCCGCCAGCAAAGGAAAATCCCGATCTCCATCACGGCTGA
- a CDS encoding IS110 family transposase, with product MSYDYHIGVDYHKAYTHLVVQDVGGKVLRSGKVKNDPRSLAGFLAPYLENSHAVMESSRNWTVMYDWLDELCDDVVLAHPLKVKAIADAKIKTDKIDATIRAHLLRADLIPESYVPCEVARELRQALRERMFFVRLRTMVKNRVVTIVDRYPEQTRALREMSDLFGKIGRGQLELLSVSTIDREHIDRALAFIDDINQRIRESEKTIRRFSKDNADVKRLKTMPGVGEFFARLIAAEIDDVTRFRSAKKLAAYAGLVPSTYASGGKCWNGRIIKAGNKWLRWAFVEASIPAMRAEPALKFEYERLKATKGANRAKVVMARKLLTSAYQMLRDQRDYEHRDALERPSDPSRLS from the coding sequence ATGTCTTACGATTATCATATCGGCGTGGATTACCACAAAGCCTATACGCATCTGGTTGTGCAGGATGTCGGCGGGAAGGTACTGCGATCGGGCAAGGTGAAGAACGACCCGCGCTCGCTTGCCGGTTTTTTGGCGCCCTATCTGGAGAACAGCCATGCGGTGATGGAATCGAGCCGCAACTGGACGGTGATGTACGACTGGCTGGACGAGTTGTGCGACGATGTTGTCCTGGCGCACCCGCTGAAGGTGAAGGCGATAGCCGACGCCAAGATCAAGACCGACAAGATCGACGCGACGATCCGGGCGCATCTGCTGCGGGCCGATTTGATCCCGGAGTCCTATGTACCATGTGAGGTCGCGCGCGAACTTCGCCAGGCGTTGCGAGAGCGGATGTTCTTCGTGCGGCTGCGCACGATGGTAAAGAACCGGGTGGTGACGATCGTCGACCGCTATCCCGAGCAGACCCGAGCGCTGCGGGAGATGTCGGATCTGTTCGGCAAGATCGGGCGGGGCCAGCTCGAACTGCTTTCGGTGTCGACGATCGATCGCGAGCATATCGATCGCGCGCTTGCCTTCATCGATGACATCAACCAGCGGATCCGCGAGTCCGAGAAGACGATCCGTCGCTTCAGCAAGGACAATGCGGACGTCAAACGTCTGAAGACGATGCCTGGCGTGGGCGAGTTCTTCGCGCGCCTGATCGCCGCCGAGATTGACGATGTTACACGCTTCCGTTCGGCCAAGAAGCTCGCCGCCTATGCCGGGCTCGTGCCTTCGACCTATGCGAGCGGCGGCAAATGTTGGAACGGGCGGATCATCAAGGCTGGCAATAAGTGGCTGCGCTGGGCTTTCGTAGAAGCCAGCATTCCTGCCATGCGCGCCGAGCCTGCCCTCAAATTCGAATATGAGCGCCTGAAGGCGACCAAGGGCGCGAACCGCGCCAAGGTCGTCATGGCGCGCAAGCTCTTGACGAGCGCCTACCAGATGCTGCGCGACCAGCGTGACTATGAGCACCGCGACGCGCTAGAGCGACCGTCTGATCCTTCTCGGCTGTCCTGA
- a CDS encoding IS5 family transposase, producing MAWTGIARREHSREGLRYPTDMTDREWALVSPFIPPAKSGGRRRTTDMRELLNALLYLAGGGCAWRMLPKCFPPVSTVRRYFYAWRNAGLFEAINTVLVMNLREIEGRDASPSAGVIDSQSVKTTESGGPTGYDAGKKIKGRKRHILTDTCGFLIFILVHAADIQDRDGAVDVLKAVRQRFPWLRHVFADGGYAGDKLRDALASMGKWTVEIIKRSDAAKGFHVLPRRWVVERTFAWLGRCRRLAKDWEASIASSTAWTLIASIRMVTRRTARYCYA from the coding sequence ATGGCATGGACTGGTATTGCCCGGCGGGAGCATAGCCGGGAAGGATTGAGATATCCAACCGATATGACGGATCGGGAATGGGCGTTGGTTTCGCCTTTTATTCCTCCAGCCAAATCCGGCGGTCGCCGCCGAACGACCGACATGCGGGAATTGTTGAATGCGCTGCTCTATCTTGCCGGGGGCGGGTGTGCGTGGCGCATGCTGCCCAAATGCTTCCCGCCGGTCTCGACGGTGCGGCGCTATTTCTACGCCTGGCGCAATGCTGGATTGTTCGAGGCGATCAACACGGTTCTGGTGATGAACCTGCGTGAGATCGAGGGACGCGACGCCTCGCCCAGCGCTGGGGTGATTGACAGCCAGAGTGTGAAGACCACAGAATCCGGCGGCCCCACGGGCTATGATGCAGGCAAGAAGATCAAGGGAAGGAAGCGCCATATCCTCACTGACACTTGCGGCTTTCTGATCTTCATCCTGGTCCATGCCGCAGACATCCAGGACCGGGACGGTGCCGTCGATGTCCTCAAAGCAGTGCGCCAACGCTTTCCTTGGCTACGACACGTCTTCGCAGACGGCGGCTATGCAGGGGACAAACTCAGAGACGCACTGGCCTCGATGGGAAAGTGGACTGTCGAAATCATCAAGCGGTCCGACGCTGCCAAGGGCTTCCATGTCCTACCCCGCCGGTGGGTGGTCGAGCGCACTTTCGCATGGCTCGGCAGATGTCGTCGCCTCGCCAAAGACTGGGAGGCATCCATCGCCTCATCAACTGCTTGGACCCTCATTGCCTCCATACGCATGGTCACTCGACGAACCGCAAGGTATTGCTATGCTTGA
- a CDS encoding SMP-30/gluconolactonase/LRE family protein, producing MSRNPGGLYYAKADGSFIKELVHEPDLLTPLNQPNGVGLSPDGKRLYVSETATGRLWGWSVVAPGELGQLELLPGRENGILAYAANGAGLLYDAGDYSLFDSLAVDSEGNICLGTLQNSGITVVRPEGGKRDFIAMPEYDFFTTNICFGGPDLRTA from the coding sequence ATTAGTCGCAATCCGGGCGGCCTGTACTATGCAAAGGCCGACGGGTCGTTCATCAAGGAACTTGTCCACGAGCCCGATCTTCTCACCCCCCTGAATCAGCCCAATGGCGTGGGCCTCTCGCCTGACGGGAAGCGGCTCTACGTATCGGAAACCGCGACAGGTAGGCTGTGGGGCTGGTCGGTCGTCGCACCTGGCGAACTAGGTCAGTTGGAGCTGCTGCCTGGCCGCGAGAACGGCATCTTGGCGTACGCCGCGAACGGCGCCGGCTTGCTTTACGATGCGGGCGATTATAGCCTGTTCGACTCGTTGGCAGTCGATAGTGAGGGCAATATTTGCCTTGGCACACTCCAGAATAGCGGGATCACGGTCGTACGTCCCGAGGGCGGGAAACGGGACTTCATCGCGATGCCCGAATACGACTTCTTCACAACCAATATCTGCTTCGGCGGGCCGGATCTGCGCACTGCCTAG